In one Deinococcus aerolatus genomic region, the following are encoded:
- a CDS encoding lipid-A-disaccharide synthase-related protein — protein MIPSTAPVLFVSNGTAEDLIGARLAGLLTRRVRYSPLVGEGRAYAALSDATRVGRVLRLPSGGFPFGSLDNLRADLRAGLVGESLGQWTDATRGASETGTVVVVGDAYALMVGTVAARMRRLPLVHVQPLLSAHYLDGLGLRGALRELNALGANRPMPYELRLARGADAVFVRDAATERYYRQRGVAARFAGSFAMDVLSVPERDLRLPAGRPVLALLPGSRDDHRESLPLMLRAAALLPEVTPVVAWPHIWDAVTLPGGWTLEHHGDAEAMARGEGTSVTLVRRAFGAVARAADIAIGTSGTANEQLAGLGVPVISFATRGPQYTAGFARRQGRLLGASLSVVGASAPELAAQVRALLGDPSRQARAALAGLTRIGPAGALPVIAAEIERLALSPLAPHSKGTRR, from the coding sequence GTGATTCCTTCCACGGCGCCCGTTCTGTTCGTTTCCAACGGCACGGCGGAAGACCTGATCGGGGCGCGGCTGGCAGGCCTCCTGACACGCCGCGTGCGGTACAGCCCGCTGGTGGGCGAGGGCCGGGCTTACGCGGCCCTTTCCGACGCAACGCGGGTGGGCCGGGTTCTGCGGCTGCCCAGCGGGGGGTTTCCCTTTGGCAGCCTGGACAACCTGCGCGCCGACCTGCGGGCCGGATTAGTCGGCGAGTCGCTGGGGCAGTGGACTGATGCCACGCGCGGGGCCAGTGAGACGGGCACCGTCGTTGTTGTGGGCGACGCCTACGCGCTGATGGTGGGAACGGTGGCGGCCAGAATGAGGCGCCTGCCACTGGTTCATGTTCAGCCGCTGCTGAGCGCGCACTACCTGGACGGCCTGGGTCTGCGCGGGGCGCTGCGGGAACTGAACGCGCTGGGGGCCAACCGGCCCATGCCCTACGAGTTGCGGCTGGCACGTGGGGCCGACGCTGTGTTCGTGCGCGACGCCGCCACTGAACGGTACTACCGCCAGCGCGGCGTTGCGGCCCGCTTTGCCGGAAGCTTCGCCATGGACGTGCTGTCCGTCCCGGAGCGAGACCTGCGGCTCCCGGCAGGCCGCCCGGTCCTGGCCCTGCTGCCCGGCTCGCGGGACGACCACCGCGAGAGCCTGCCCCTGATGCTCAGGGCCGCCGCCCTGCTGCCGGAGGTCACGCCGGTGGTGGCGTGGCCGCACATCTGGGATGCGGTGACGTTGCCCGGCGGCTGGACGCTGGAGCATCACGGCGATGCGGAGGCGATGGCCAGGGGTGAGGGCACAAGCGTGACCCTGGTGCGCCGGGCGTTCGGCGCGGTGGCGCGGGCGGCGGACATCGCCATCGGCACCTCGGGCACGGCAAATGAGCAGCTGGCGGGACTGGGGGTGCCGGTTATCAGCTTTGCCACGCGCGGCCCGCAGTACACCGCCGGATTTGCGCGGCGGCAGGGGCGGTTGCTGGGCGCGTCACTCAGCGTGGTGGGCGCATCCGCACCCGAACTGGCCGCACAGGTCCGGGCCCTGCTGGGCGACCCTTCACGGCAGGCGCGGGCGGCGCTGGCCGGACTGACCAGAATCGGCCCGGCGGGCGCCCTGCCCGTGATCGCGGCTGAGATTGAACGGCTGGCCCTGTCCCCCCTGGCCCCGCACAGCAAAGGCACCCGGCGCTGA
- a CDS encoding M-like protein: MTQNDDRRDPRAAADEKHEPTNVELQFMGHVDEREELEAEVEAESREAGEFRERGMDKQDVAVAQTMDGSDPPSTNMGDTDEKTTP, translated from the coding sequence ATGACCCAGAATGATGACCGCCGTGATCCCAGGGCTGCTGCCGACGAGAAACACGAACCCACCAACGTGGAGTTGCAGTTCATGGGCCACGTTGACGAGCGCGAGGAGCTGGAAGCCGAGGTGGAGGCCGAGAGCCGTGAAGCCGGGGAATTCAGGGAGCGCGGCATGGACAAGCAGGATGTGGCTGTGGCCCAGACCATGGACGGCAGCGATCCCCCCAGCACCAACATGGGGGACACCGATGAGAAAACGACGCCCTGA
- a CDS encoding DUF58 domain-containing protein — translation MSLLLAALLWLGAVGLLAALLWWAYRMPPQVSFSRELPHNGFQGTRLLLTLRVALHSRLPVRYLIEDPTPRTVVPDAPLRLSGEMLGIQHLDVATRLTLNSRGVYLWPGATLHWADPLGLFWHSVSIPAVQRLDVFPTPHGLRLPDLLRPLLSEGGLSRRLGLEDPISLRSVRGYASGDPPGRIHWRSSARTGTLSVREPERTAASSVTVYLDVSSGGEVFAESAVRLAASLVQEALALGLPVSVATNAGATPAGRHAEALHAALLRLAQLQPDPAPPVIPPTRSGGNLIILSASPAPALITGAMRARATASRVAIVAMPEGFYLEPGEKPRRQWVAAPDAVRNLERQAGVLAGAGILVFVLRGNQSVLRLGG, via the coding sequence GTGAGCCTCCTGCTGGCCGCGCTGCTGTGGCTGGGCGCAGTTGGTCTGCTGGCGGCGTTGTTGTGGTGGGCCTACCGCATGCCGCCGCAGGTGTCGTTTTCGCGGGAGCTGCCGCACAATGGTTTTCAGGGCACCCGCCTGCTGCTGACGCTGCGGGTGGCCCTGCACAGCCGGCTGCCGGTGCGCTACCTGATCGAGGACCCCACGCCGCGCACGGTGGTGCCAGACGCGCCCCTGCGCCTGTCCGGCGAGATGCTGGGCATCCAGCACCTTGACGTGGCCACCCGCCTGACCCTCAACAGCCGGGGTGTGTACCTGTGGCCGGGCGCGACGCTGCACTGGGCCGATCCGCTGGGCCTGTTCTGGCACAGCGTGTCCATTCCGGCGGTTCAGCGCCTGGACGTCTTTCCCACGCCCCACGGCCTGCGCCTGCCGGACCTGCTGCGTCCCCTGCTGAGCGAGGGCGGGCTGAGCCGCCGCCTGGGGCTGGAAGATCCCATCAGCCTGCGCAGCGTGCGCGGATACGCCTCCGGTGATCCGCCGGGCCGCATCCACTGGCGCTCCAGCGCCCGCACCGGCACCCTGTCGGTCCGCGAGCCGGAGCGCACGGCGGCCAGCAGCGTGACCGTGTATCTGGATGTCAGCAGCGGCGGAGAGGTCTTTGCCGAGAGCGCGGTGCGGCTGGCCGCCAGTCTGGTGCAGGAGGCGCTGGCCCTGGGCCTTCCCGTCTCGGTGGCCACCAACGCGGGGGCGACGCCCGCAGGCCGCCACGCCGAGGCCCTGCACGCCGCCCTGCTGCGGCTGGCTCAGCTGCAGCCGGACCCGGCGCCGCCGGTGATTCCGCCCACACGCTCCGGCGGCAACCTGATTATCCTGAGCGCGAGCCCGGCGCCCGCACTGATCACCGGGGCCATGCGGGCGCGGGCCACCGCCAGCCGGGTCGCCATCGTCGCCATGCCCGAGGGCTTTTACCTGGAACCCGGCGAGAAGCCGCGCCGCCAGTGGGTGGCGGCCCCCGACGCGGTCAGGAATCTGGAGCGGCAGGCCGGGGTGCTGGCCGGGGCGGGCATCCTGGTGTTCGTGCTGCGCGGCAACCAGAGCGTGCTGCGGCTGGGCGGGTAG
- a CDS encoding AAA family ATPase: MTDSPIFQPFARSILDNVARVLVGKTEVTGLALAGVLAGGHVLLEDAPGTGKTMLARALAVSLGLTFTRVQFTPDLLPGDVTGVSVYRPASGTFEFVPGPIFTGVLLADEINRATPKTQSALLEAMGEGQVTESGVTHTLEQPFVVIATQNPIENEGTYRLPEAQLDRFLLRLSVGYPTLDEEVRMLSRLQGQHPIHALEPVAAPAELLAARREVQTVHVSEDLRRYVAALSARTRSHSAVTLGGSPRASLALQGVAQALAWMEGRGFVIPDDVQRAAPGVLAHRLSLNIEARLQGLPAEEVVREVLRSEPVPVETVPRPPETAAAR, encoded by the coding sequence ATGACCGATTCACCCATCTTCCAGCCATTCGCCCGCTCGATTCTGGACAACGTAGCCCGTGTGCTGGTGGGTAAGACCGAGGTCACGGGCCTGGCCCTGGCCGGCGTGCTGGCCGGCGGCCACGTGCTGCTGGAAGACGCCCCCGGCACCGGCAAGACCATGCTGGCCCGCGCCCTGGCCGTCAGCCTGGGCCTGACCTTTACCCGCGTGCAGTTCACCCCCGATCTGCTGCCGGGCGACGTGACCGGCGTCAGCGTGTACCGCCCCGCCAGCGGCACCTTCGAGTTCGTGCCGGGGCCGATCTTTACCGGCGTGTTGCTGGCCGACGAGATCAACCGCGCCACCCCCAAGACGCAGTCCGCGCTGCTGGAGGCGATGGGGGAGGGGCAGGTAACCGAGTCCGGCGTGACCCACACCCTGGAGCAGCCCTTCGTGGTGATCGCCACCCAGAATCCCATTGAAAACGAGGGCACCTATCGGCTGCCCGAGGCGCAGCTGGACCGCTTCTTGTTGCGCCTGTCGGTGGGTTACCCCACGCTGGACGAGGAGGTGCGGATGCTCTCGCGCCTGCAGGGCCAGCACCCGATCCACGCGTTGGAGCCGGTGGCCGCGCCTGCCGAGTTGCTGGCGGCCCGCCGGGAGGTTCAGACGGTGCACGTCTCCGAGGACCTGCGGCGCTACGTGGCGGCGCTCTCGGCCCGCACGCGCTCGCATTCCGCCGTAACCCTGGGCGGCAGCCCACGGGCCAGTCTGGCGTTGCAGGGCGTGGCACAGGCGCTGGCATGGATGGAAGGCCGCGGGTTCGTGATTCCGGACGACGTGCAGCGTGCCGCGCCAGGTGTGCTGGCCCACCGCCTGAGCCTCAACATCGAGGCCCGTTTGCAGGGTCTGCCCGCTGAGGAAGTCGTGCGCGAGGTGCTGCGGTCCGAGCCGGTTCCGGTGGAGACCGTCCCCCGGCCGCCCGAGACCGCCGCCGCCCGGTGA
- a CDS encoding DUF4129 domain-containing protein — MRWWGLALHYLALFFVGLALNWAASRISDGLRGSRTALLAPLLIGLLAPQPGLLLALAGGLLATAGRDERLGQRPHRPVPRVWWAAGAALGGVLLLSVMLPRQAMDWAALGGPTPPPAVQGPSSAPQPAAADPTQTPSAPATPGMELPFQFSLGNVALPTDAILLGGLLLLLAGGGLMWRLRRRETGKPRLIELLMVAGLLLTGALWLAAGVLLSGSGGGSSGAGAQAGSGAGNALAGLLSNITGRRQIDISAFVQGLLWLSLVALFALAALLVWMNVMQAREGEEKVEAPLALKGGPSPSAQPALHRVRLAYRQAEEALRQHGRGRRAAETPAGYAARLSGFDPALAGPLDTLTRAYAPVRYGGRVTDEDAEGAEAAARELARALPALPPPHDPDDDSTSDHEDNP, encoded by the coding sequence GTGCGTTGGTGGGGCCTGGCGCTGCATTACCTGGCGCTGTTCTTTGTGGGACTGGCCCTGAACTGGGCCGCGAGCCGCATCAGCGACGGGCTCAGGGGTAGCCGGACGGCGCTGCTGGCGCCGCTGCTGATCGGTCTGCTGGCCCCGCAGCCGGGCCTGCTGCTGGCGCTGGCCGGGGGCCTGCTGGCGACAGCCGGCCGAGACGAGCGCCTGGGCCAGCGCCCGCACCGCCCGGTGCCCCGCGTGTGGTGGGCAGCGGGCGCGGCGTTGGGAGGCGTCCTGCTGCTCAGCGTCATGTTGCCGCGTCAGGCGATGGACTGGGCGGCGCTGGGTGGGCCCACACCGCCGCCTGCCGTCCAGGGGCCGTCGTCCGCCCCCCAGCCCGCCGCCGCCGACCCCACACAGACGCCGTCTGCTCCGGCCACGCCCGGTATGGAGCTGCCGTTCCAGTTCAGCCTGGGCAACGTTGCTCTGCCCACCGACGCGATTCTGCTGGGCGGACTGCTGCTGCTCCTGGCGGGCGGCGGGCTGATGTGGCGGCTGCGCCGCAGAGAGACCGGCAAACCCCGTCTGATCGAACTGTTGATGGTGGCAGGCCTGCTGCTGACCGGGGCGCTGTGGCTGGCGGCGGGCGTGCTGCTGTCCGGCAGTGGTGGGGGCAGTTCGGGGGCCGGGGCGCAGGCTGGCTCCGGCGCGGGCAACGCCCTGGCGGGACTGCTCAGCAACATCACCGGGCGGCGGCAGATCGACATCAGCGCCTTTGTGCAGGGCCTCCTGTGGCTCAGCCTGGTTGCGTTGTTCGCGCTGGCCGCGCTGCTGGTCTGGATGAACGTCATGCAGGCCCGGGAAGGGGAGGAGAAGGTTGAGGCCCCGCTGGCGCTGAAGGGCGGCCCCTCCCCCTCGGCCCAGCCGGCGCTGCACCGCGTCCGTCTCGCGTACCGGCAGGCCGAGGAGGCCCTGCGCCAGCATGGGCGTGGCCGCAGGGCGGCAGAGACCCCGGCGGGCTACGCGGCGCGGCTGTCCGGCTTTGATCCGGCGCTGGCCGGGCCGCTGGACACCCTGACCCGTGCCTACGCCCCGGTCCGCTACGGCGGGCGCGTCACCGATGAGGACGCCGAGGGGGCCGAGGCGGCGGCGCGCGAGCTGGCCAGGGCGCTGCCTGCCTTGCCGCCTCCCCACGATCCTGACGACGACTCCACTTCTGACCACGAGGACAACCCATGA
- the rpoD gene encoding RNA polymerase sigma factor RpoD, with protein MKSGKAAGVLASEDIATALATALEANGLDPENPENADAFEDLQLYLAAQNIEVQDAEDDDEEESEDEEAEDGPAAARATNQPDDEEKYFDDMPRAVSNDPVRQYLHEIGRVPLLTLEEEIALARRIEEGEESRKILEEELEMEDRARRRQMRQVEDGAAARQGLIEANLRLVVSIAKKYTGRGLGFLDLIQEGNQGLIRAVEKFEYRRRYKFSTYATWWIRQAINRAIADQARTIRIPVHMVETINKLTRTARQLQQELSREATHEEIAEAMGPGWDANKVEEVQKVSQEPVSLETPIGDEKDSFYGDFIPDDNLDSPVDNAAKTLLSEELEKALSKLTEREAMVLKFRKGLVDGREHTLEEVGQRFNVTRERIRQIENKALRKLKYHESRTRKLRDFLD; from the coding sequence TTGAAGTCCGGCAAGGCGGCTGGGGTCCTGGCCTCCGAGGACATTGCTACGGCCCTGGCCACCGCCCTTGAGGCCAACGGCCTGGACCCGGAGAACCCGGAGAACGCCGACGCCTTCGAGGACCTTCAGTTGTACCTGGCCGCCCAGAACATCGAGGTTCAGGACGCCGAGGACGACGACGAGGAGGAGTCCGAGGACGAGGAAGCCGAGGACGGCCCCGCCGCCGCCCGCGCCACCAACCAGCCCGACGACGAGGAAAAGTACTTTGACGACATGCCGCGCGCTGTCAGCAATGACCCGGTGCGCCAGTACCTGCATGAGATCGGGCGGGTGCCGCTGCTGACGCTGGAAGAGGAAATTGCGCTGGCCCGCCGTATCGAGGAAGGCGAGGAATCCCGCAAGATTCTGGAAGAAGAGCTGGAGATGGAAGACCGTGCCCGCCGCCGCCAGATGCGTCAGGTGGAAGACGGTGCGGCGGCGCGTCAGGGCCTGATCGAGGCCAACCTGCGTCTGGTGGTCAGCATTGCCAAGAAGTATACCGGCCGTGGCCTGGGCTTCCTGGACCTGATTCAGGAGGGCAACCAGGGCCTGATCCGCGCGGTGGAGAAGTTCGAATACCGCCGCCGCTACAAGTTCTCCACCTACGCCACGTGGTGGATCCGGCAGGCCATCAACCGCGCCATCGCCGATCAGGCGCGCACCATCCGCATCCCGGTGCATATGGTGGAAACCATCAACAAGCTGACCCGCACCGCCCGGCAGCTTCAGCAGGAACTCTCGCGCGAGGCGACGCACGAGGAGATCGCCGAGGCGATGGGACCCGGCTGGGACGCCAACAAGGTGGAAGAGGTCCAGAAGGTCAGCCAGGAGCCGGTGTCGCTGGAAACGCCCATCGGTGACGAGAAGGACAGCTTCTACGGCGATTTCATCCCCGACGACAACCTGGATTCCCCGGTGGACAACGCCGCCAAGACCCTGCTGAGTGAGGAGTTGGAAAAGGCCCTGTCCAAGCTGACCGAGCGCGAGGCCATGGTTCTGAAGTTCCGCAAGGGCCTTGTGGACGGCCGCGAGCATACGCTTGAAGAGGTCGGTCAGCGCTTCAACGTGACCCGCGAACGCATCCGTCAGATCGAGAACAAGGCGCTGCGTAAGCTCAAGTACCACGAGAGCCGCACCCGCAAGCTGCGCGACTTCCTGGACTGA
- a CDS encoding methyltransferase — MTGRKKQKIRIARPPVREESADGGDYFAVRPARLGQRLEGLSTLTKPGVRGFAGVEAAQELLAQTMRKDRVSGEVLDLSAAGGLLGSLPGVTLRAVEGSAAALTVLEAAGYELMAAVPGDTLQERWPERARTVALTLAGDRGNAYVLAQVAWAHAQTPPGGTLYLAGDRDKGFDRYVRAAGAAFGTGETVARDGGMRVARLTRRPGPTPPMPAAEGYEAFGVQVTGLPGVFSAGKADRATSLLLETLGELELAGQRVLDLGCGAGLIGAWAAKRGATVTLADGDLQSVRSSRMTLEANGLQGEVVHSDVDAALGERTFDTLLTNPPFHVGRGVVLDVALQFLAAASRRLKPGGTLYLVANEPLPYEAALGEIGPVRELARAHGFKVLAATRAQD; from the coding sequence GTGACTGGCCGCAAAAAGCAGAAAATCAGAATTGCCCGCCCGCCTGTCCGTGAGGAAAGTGCGGACGGCGGGGATTACTTCGCGGTGCGTCCGGCCAGGCTTGGCCAGCGGCTCGAAGGCCTGAGTACGCTGACCAAACCTGGCGTGCGCGGCTTTGCGGGTGTGGAGGCCGCCCAAGAGTTGCTGGCGCAGACCATGCGCAAGGACCGCGTTTCCGGCGAGGTGCTGGACCTCTCGGCGGCGGGCGGCCTGCTGGGTAGCCTGCCCGGGGTGACCCTGCGGGCGGTGGAGGGCTCGGCAGCGGCCCTGACCGTACTGGAAGCAGCAGGGTACGAGCTGATGGCCGCGGTCCCAGGCGACACTTTGCAGGAGCGCTGGCCCGAGCGGGCACGGACGGTGGCCCTGACCCTGGCCGGGGACCGGGGCAACGCCTATGTGCTGGCGCAGGTGGCCTGGGCACACGCGCAGACGCCGCCCGGCGGCACGCTGTACCTGGCTGGAGACCGTGACAAGGGTTTTGACCGCTATGTCCGGGCGGCCGGGGCGGCCTTCGGAACGGGGGAGACGGTGGCCCGCGACGGCGGCATGCGCGTGGCCCGCCTGACGCGCCGCCCTGGCCCCACGCCCCCGATGCCAGCGGCAGAGGGCTACGAGGCGTTCGGCGTGCAGGTCACCGGCCTGCCCGGCGTGTTCAGTGCCGGAAAGGCGGATAGGGCGACTTCGCTTCTGCTTGAAACGCTGGGAGAACTGGAGCTGGCCGGTCAGCGTGTGCTGGATCTGGGCTGCGGTGCAGGTTTGATCGGGGCCTGGGCGGCCAAACGTGGCGCAACTGTGACCCTGGCCGACGGCGACTTACAAAGCGTCCGCAGCTCCCGGATGACGCTGGAGGCAAACGGCCTCCAGGGCGAGGTGGTCCACTCCGACGTCGATGCGGCGCTGGGTGAGCGCACGTTCGACACTCTTCTGACCAACCCACCCTTCCATGTCGGGCGCGGCGTGGTACTGGACGTGGCCCTGCAGTTCCTGGCCGCCGCCTCGCGCCGCCTGAAGCCGGGCGGCACGCTGTATCTGGTGGCCAACGAGCCCCTGCCGTACGAGGCGGCGCTGGGTGAGATCGGTCCTGTGAGGGAACTGGCCCGTGCCCACGGCTTCAAAGTGCTGGCTGCCACACGCGCTCAGGACTGA
- a CDS encoding phenylacetate--CoA ligase family protein — translation MTHTRQPGFTSLPQQAELLDRLAQLPLYRVALQNLSEQTGWASVPFLTRERLTQAFEAGELAHPDAVRVHLTPHVGGGWLPEYATQADIDAHGRAAGAALARAGVRREDHVQIAFGFHRFAGGWIMQGGFEALGTKTLPFGPGESEAQLEAIRKLGVRVLVSAPSFAQRLGEAGARVELLISSGEPLTSIAGRRERVEAALGCVALDAYASSEAGLMALETPEKNGLRVLEDWVYLEVVDPETGEALPDGERGELVVTHLSKQAMPLLRFRTGDLTRIERRADGAYLPGGVFGNVGGMLKVKGVKLFPREVAFWLAGQGLDHTQHTLRLWSQAGADRLGLTVRGERTDAMDTLKVDFQRRFVIRLDELTVTPEHEGEGVLDGRE, via the coding sequence ATGACCCACACACGCCAGCCCGGTTTCACCTCGCTCCCCCAGCAGGCCGAGCTTCTGGACCGACTTGCACAGCTCCCGCTCTACCGCGTGGCCCTCCAGAACCTGTCGGAGCAGACCGGATGGGCCAGCGTTCCCTTTCTGACCCGCGAGAGGCTGACGCAAGCCTTTGAGGCGGGCGAACTGGCCCATCCCGACGCCGTGCGCGTTCACCTCACGCCGCATGTGGGCGGGGGCTGGCTGCCGGAATACGCGACGCAGGCCGACATCGACGCGCATGGGCGGGCGGCTGGGGCGGCCCTGGCACGGGCGGGCGTCCGCCGCGAGGACCACGTTCAGATCGCCTTCGGCTTTCACCGTTTTGCGGGCGGCTGGATCATGCAGGGCGGCTTCGAGGCGCTGGGCACCAAGACCCTGCCCTTCGGCCCCGGCGAGTCCGAGGCACAACTGGAAGCTATCCGGAAGCTGGGCGTGCGCGTGCTGGTCTCGGCCCCGAGTTTCGCGCAGCGGCTGGGCGAGGCGGGCGCGCGGGTGGAACTGCTGATCTCCTCTGGCGAGCCCTTGACCAGCATCGCGGGCCGCCGTGAGCGGGTGGAGGCGGCGCTGGGCTGCGTGGCCCTGGACGCCTACGCCAGCAGTGAGGCTGGCCTGATGGCCCTGGAAACCCCCGAAAAGAATGGGCTGCGCGTGCTGGAAGACTGGGTGTACCTGGAGGTGGTTGACCCGGAGACCGGCGAGGCCCTGCCGGACGGCGAACGCGGCGAACTGGTGGTCACGCACCTGAGCAAACAGGCCATGCCGCTGCTGCGCTTCCGCACCGGGGACCTGACCCGGATCGAGCGCCGGGCCGACGGCGCCTATCTGCCGGGCGGCGTCTTCGGTAACGTGGGGGGTATGCTCAAGGTCAAGGGCGTCAAGCTGTTTCCGCGTGAGGTGGCGTTCTGGCTGGCGGGCCAGGGGCTGGACCACACCCAGCACACGCTGCGGCTGTGGTCCCAGGCCGGGGCCGATCGCCTGGGCCTGACCGTTCGTGGGGAGCGTACAGACGCCATGGACACGCTGAAGGTCGATTTCCAGCGCCGTTTCGTGATCCGGCTGGACGAACTGACGGTTACCCCCGAGCACGAGGGCGAGGGCGTGCTGGACGGGCGGGAATAG
- a CDS encoding ABC transporter ATP-binding protein — translation MTLSSPQPVSTPPPRAAPGTDDLTVNNVEVVYHDIIQVLRGVSLTVRAGQVTSLLGTNGAGKTTTLRAISGLLKPENGKIREGTISFAGKTLSALTGTDVVKSGVVQVPEGRRVFKHLSVEENLRAGAILGRGNWHTDLERIYSYFPKLPALRHKQAGYTSGGEQQMIAIGRALMAHPRVLLLDEPSLGLAPLLVAEIFDNVRRINREEGLSVLVVEQNANIALRNSDYGYVMENGRIVMEGLSAQLASNPDVKEFYLGVTEGGARKSFKDVKSYKRRKRWM, via the coding sequence TTGACCCTTTCTTCCCCCCAGCCTGTCTCCACCCCACCCCCCCGGGCGGCGCCCGGCACCGATGACCTGACCGTCAACAACGTGGAGGTGGTGTACCACGACATCATTCAGGTGCTGCGCGGCGTCAGCCTGACCGTGCGGGCCGGACAGGTCACGTCCCTGCTGGGCACCAACGGCGCGGGCAAGACCACCACGCTGCGGGCCATCTCGGGCCTGCTCAAGCCCGAGAACGGCAAGATCCGCGAAGGCACCATCTCGTTTGCGGGCAAGACGTTAAGCGCCCTGACCGGCACCGACGTCGTCAAGTCCGGCGTGGTGCAGGTGCCGGAGGGCCGGCGCGTGTTCAAGCACCTGTCGGTGGAGGAAAACCTGCGGGCCGGGGCGATTCTGGGCCGGGGCAACTGGCATACGGACCTGGAGCGCATCTACTCCTACTTTCCCAAGCTGCCCGCGCTGCGGCACAAGCAGGCCGGCTACACCTCCGGCGGCGAGCAGCAGATGATCGCCATTGGCCGCGCGTTGATGGCGCACCCGCGCGTGCTGCTGCTGGACGAACCCAGCCTGGGCCTTGCGCCGCTCCTGGTGGCCGAGATCTTCGACAACGTGCGCCGCATCAACCGCGAGGAGGGCCTGAGCGTGCTGGTGGTGGAGCAGAACGCCAACATCGCCCTCAGAAACAGCGATTACGGCTACGTCATGGAAAACGGACGCATCGTGATGGAGGGTCTCAGCGCCCAGCTGGCCAGCAATCCGGACGTCAAGGAGTTCTACCTGGGCGTCACCGAGGGCGGCGCCCGCAAGAGTTTCAAGGACGTCAAGAGCTACAAGCGGCGCAAACGCTGGATGTAA